The genomic segment GTGTTGAGGGAGAGGGGTGGGGGGATGGGGAGAGGGAGGGATGGAGGGACTGGGGGACTGGGGGACTGGGGGACGGAGGGATGGAGGGTTGACTTTGGGTGGGGGGTGGGTTGAAGATGAATGGGATTTTTGGTGTGTGGGGCGCGAAGTTTGGTCTGTCGGTGAGAGGGGGTGGTATGCGGCGCGGTTTCTGTGTTGTATTGTGGTCGCTGATGATTTTTTTGGTGCCTGGAATCGCCCAGGGGAGCCAGTCCGTGACCCTTGAGGTGGCCTGGGAGTATGATCCGCCGGCGGGCAAGCAGGTCGTGGCCTATGCCCTGTACAAGGAGCGGAGGATTGCCTGCACGGTTCCGGCCCCGACAGCCTCACCCCTGCAATGCCGCGTTGATGTCACCCGACCTGGTCCGACATCATTCACTCTGACGGCCATTTTCGCCGATGGCTCCGAGAGCGTGCATTCCCCACCGTATCTGGTATTGCTCCCCGAGGAATTGTTTGAAGAGCGTCTGGCGTGGGATGCAAGGCTCTGGATCGCCTCGTTTTACGTTGCCTATTGGGGGCGGGCGGCCGACCCGGGCGGAATGGATTACTGGCTGGATTTGGTGCACCATGGGGTATTGGATATTCCGGCCGTTGCGGAGAATTTTGCCCTGTCCGACGAGGCCAGGGCCATGCATCCCTACCTCAACTCTCCTGAAATCGCTACGGATGCCGATCGGGTCGCCTTTGTCCAAGGTGTCTACGCCAACCTGTTCAACCGGGACGTGGCAAGTGATGACGAAGGCGTGCGCTATTGGGCGGAGGTGCTTCGCACGGGACAGATTCCGCCCGGCCTGGTAATCGGATACATGATCCATGCGGCCATTCAGGCGGACTCCCAGGACTGGTTGACCCTCCGAAACAAGATCCGGGTCGCTGAGCATTTTACCAAGCGTTTTCAGTCTCTGGGACGCCCCTGGCAATCCAACGATACCTTCCTGGCCCGACAGGCCCTGATAGGCGTTACCCACAACTCGGCCAGTGTGATCGTGGCCAGATTTCGCATAAAATACCTGCTCTCGCGCTAGCCCTGGGTCCGCGCAGCAGGCGGAATAGGGGTCAAGTCTGCCCTTGGCTCACAACTAAAGATTCTTCTACCGCCCACTCCCTGCGGTCGTTCGACGCTTGGGACATTTCCCCGACTGCCTGCCCTGCACGTATCCGTTATTTCAGGATAGGTGCACGGGGACGGTTGCCGGGGAAAGACTCCGTGCCCTGCGGGCTATTTATCCAGAGGCAGCTGGAGGGCAGTTTTTTGGCCGCAACCGTCCGCGGCCAAAAAGATTTCCCGTCCCCTCTATTGTCCCCCTGTCGAGCGAAGCGGGCGGTTGA from the Desulfonatronum thioautotrophicum genome contains:
- a CDS encoding DUF4214 domain-containing protein; this translates as MIFLVPGIAQGSQSVTLEVAWEYDPPAGKQVVAYALYKERRIACTVPAPTASPLQCRVDVTRPGPTSFTLTAIFADGSESVHSPPYLVLLPEELFEERLAWDARLWIASFYVAYWGRAADPGGMDYWLDLVHHGVLDIPAVAENFALSDEARAMHPYLNSPEIATDADRVAFVQGVYANLFNRDVASDDEGVRYWAEVLRTGQIPPGLVIGYMIHAAIQADSQDWLTLRNKIRVAEHFTKRFQSLGRPWQSNDTFLARQALIGVTHNSASVIVARFRIKYLLSR